One stretch of Bacteroidota bacterium DNA includes these proteins:
- a CDS encoding WYL domain-containing protein: MPPAPRPSSDSYSASGRVHRLIEWLRSGERLTTTLAAEALAVSRRTVARDLAYLRDVLGLRVEYDPAKRSYVLADGHAALPFLPHASIIPALVRALPPGVRSDDNAEYPTVHLRFSARAVGIYTDRGGTLRSGTLNPDGTLDLYLSTPNIHELVNWVLSCGSEVEIVEPRTLRGRVRMEIQRMMEIYGAGETSAT, from the coding sequence ATGCCTCCTGCTCCCCGCCCTTCGAGCGATAGCTACTCCGCCTCGGGGCGCGTTCACCGTCTGATCGAGTGGCTCCGCTCGGGCGAGCGCCTGACGACGACGCTGGCGGCCGAGGCCCTCGCCGTCTCCCGCCGCACCGTCGCCCGCGACCTCGCCTACCTGCGCGACGTGCTAGGCCTGCGCGTGGAGTACGACCCGGCGAAGCGCTCGTACGTGCTGGCCGACGGCCACGCAGCCCTCCCGTTCCTGCCGCACGCCTCCATCATTCCCGCCCTCGTGCGCGCGCTCCCGCCCGGCGTCCGCTCCGACGACAACGCCGAGTACCCAACCGTGCACCTGCGCTTCTCCGCTCGCGCGGTTGGCATCTACACCGACCGCGGCGGGACCCTGCGCTCCGGCACCCTCAACCCCGACGGCACCCTCGACCTGTACCTCTCGACGCCCAACATCCACGAGCTCGTCAACTGGGTCCTCTCCTGCGGCAGCGAGGTAGAGATCGTCGAGCCCCGGACGCTGCGGGGCCGCGTCCGCATGGAGATCCAACGAATGATGGAGATCTACGGCGCGGGCGAGACCTCGGCGACTTGA
- a CDS encoding DUF6503 family protein, with amino-acid sequence MPRCFAAAALLAAALVAGCTEPDPAGPSVQPAPPDAVPEPDSVAVAVIGRTRAAHGSDLLDASVVTFDFRGRAFRAERSRGRFAYARTWDEDGRTLRDVLDNGGVRRTVDGTPVALSEAEALAVEEAVNSVVYFALIPHGLADDAVQPRHLGSDSLGGEVYDLVEVTFRPEGGGRDYQDRFLYWVHREQSTVDYLAYSYEVNGGGARFRRAVNARAAGGARFADYENYTADPLAPPLEALGRMWEADSLRLLSEVVLDRVRVQPIAR; translated from the coding sequence ATGCCCCGATGCTTCGCTGCTGCTGCGCTCCTTGCCGCAGCGCTCGTTGCGGGCTGCACCGAGCCGGACCCTGCCGGTCCGTCGGTGCAGCCCGCTCCGCCTGACGCTGTCCCCGAGCCGGACTCGGTAGCCGTGGCTGTGATCGGGCGGACACGGGCCGCCCACGGGTCCGACCTGCTCGACGCGTCGGTCGTCACGTTCGACTTCCGGGGCCGCGCGTTCCGCGCCGAGCGCAGCAGGGGTCGCTTCGCGTATGCCCGGACCTGGGACGAAGACGGGAGGACCCTCCGCGATGTGCTCGACAACGGCGGCGTCCGCCGCACGGTGGACGGAACGCCGGTGGCGCTCAGCGAGGCCGAGGCGCTGGCAGTCGAGGAAGCCGTCAACTCCGTGGTCTACTTCGCCCTGATCCCGCACGGCCTCGCCGACGACGCCGTGCAGCCCCGTCACCTCGGCTCCGACTCGCTCGGCGGCGAGGTGTACGACCTCGTCGAGGTGACCTTCCGGCCTGAGGGCGGCGGGCGCGACTACCAGGACCGCTTCCTCTACTGGGTCCACCGCGAGCAGAGTACCGTCGACTACCTCGCCTACTCCTACGAAGTCAACGGCGGCGGGGCGCGCTTCCGCCGGGCCGTCAACGCTCGCGCCGCAGGCGGTGCCCGTTTCGCGGACTACGAGAACTACACCGCCGATCCGCTGGCACCGCCGCTCGAAGCCCTCGGGCGGATGTGGGAGGCGGACTCGCTGAGGCTGCTGTCCGAGGTCGTGCTGGACCGGGTGCGGGTGCAGCCCATCGCGCGGTAG
- a CDS encoding DUF2911 domain-containing protein, translating into MPLRLVLLLGAALVLAVPASAQERGNDEARTSPNAMIGQTIGTTDVMISYGRPSVRGRVVFGELEPYGAVWRTGANEATTITFSDDVMVEGQSLAAGTYGLFTIPSEDEWTVIFNSVAEQWGAYDYSADSDVLRVMVEPRMGDMDELMTFAFDMVEAGKGMLVLHWDEVEVPITISTGS; encoded by the coding sequence ATGCCTCTCCGCCTTGTCCTCCTTCTCGGGGCCGCCCTCGTCCTCGCCGTCCCCGCCTCCGCGCAGGAGCGCGGCAACGACGAAGCCCGCACCAGTCCCAACGCCATGATCGGCCAGACCATCGGCACGACCGACGTGATGATCTCCTATGGTCGTCCGAGCGTGCGCGGCCGCGTCGTCTTCGGCGAGCTAGAGCCCTACGGTGCCGTGTGGCGCACCGGTGCTAACGAAGCCACGACGATCACCTTCTCAGACGACGTGATGGTCGAGGGCCAGTCCCTCGCAGCCGGTACCTACGGTCTGTTCACGATTCCCAGCGAGGATGAGTGGACCGTGATCTTCAACAGCGTCGCCGAGCAGTGGGGGGCCTACGACTACAGCGCCGACAGCGACGTGCTCCGCGTGATGGTGGAGCCGCGCATGGGCGACATGGACGAACTGATGACCTTCGCCTTCGACATGGTCGAAGCCGGCAAGGGCATGCTCGTGCTGCACTGGGACGAGGTCGAGGTGCCGATCACGATCTCGACCGGCTCGTGA
- a CDS encoding GNAT family N-acetyltransferase, translating into MSESVTIRRAQAEDVDAAVRLWAQLQDEHSALDARHRPSDTARERWRNDVRVWVGSEEHRVFVAERGGEVVGLVTAHPFWPAPVYEQEREVYVTELIVRPDQRSAGIGAQLLGAVRDWARSQGVTQLRAGVLSRNVRGRAFWAREGAEDLFTTVTLDLTRSA; encoded by the coding sequence ATGAGCGAGAGCGTAACGATCCGCCGCGCCCAGGCCGAGGACGTGGACGCTGCCGTCCGGCTCTGGGCGCAGCTTCAGGACGAGCACAGCGCCCTCGACGCCCGCCACCGGCCGAGCGACACCGCCCGCGAGCGCTGGCGGAACGACGTCCGCGTGTGGGTCGGGAGCGAGGAGCACCGGGTCTTCGTCGCCGAGCGCGGGGGCGAGGTGGTCGGCCTCGTGACGGCGCACCCGTTCTGGCCCGCGCCGGTCTACGAGCAGGAGCGGGAGGTCTATGTCACCGAACTCATCGTGCGGCCGGACCAGCGAAGCGCGGGCATCGGCGCGCAGTTGCTCGGTGCCGTGCGCGACTGGGCGCGGAGCCAGGGCGTGACGCAGCTGCGGGCGGGCGTCCTCAGCCGGAACGTGCGGGGCCGGGCCTTCTGGGCGCGCGAAGGGGCCGAGGACCTCTTCACGACGGTCACCCTCGACCTGACGCGCTCGGCGTGA
- the asd gene encoding aspartate-semialdehyde dehydrogenase produces MKVGILGATGAVGQKFVELLDGHPQFEIAALAASERSAGKPYREAANWIGSREMPAALAEREVVLAAPGALRDPSLADCDFVFSGLDAAAADVLEKRFAEAGLPVISNARTHRMDPDVPLLIPEVNPEHTALIDRQMTPGWIVTNPNCSVVGLVMALRPLADAFGVEALHVVTMQALSGAGYPGVSSLDALGNVVPFIGGEEEKLVHEPRKLLGTLDDGGVRPYEVTVSAQCTRVPVLDGHLECVSVKLGTPASPAEVAEALSSFRSPLAEMNLPTAPAQPVRVFEDERFPQPRRHAEAGGGMQVSVGRVRACALFDVKFVVLSHNTIRGAAGGAILNAELLQAQGRLTSRTADSRAVAAA; encoded by the coding sequence ATGAAAGTCGGAATCCTCGGCGCGACCGGCGCGGTCGGCCAGAAGTTCGTCGAACTCCTCGACGGACACCCCCAGTTCGAGATCGCAGCCCTCGCGGCGTCGGAGCGCTCGGCGGGCAAGCCCTACCGCGAGGCCGCTAACTGGATCGGGAGCCGCGAGATGCCCGCTGCCCTCGCCGAGCGCGAGGTGGTCCTCGCCGCGCCTGGTGCGCTCCGGGACCCGTCCCTCGCCGACTGCGACTTCGTCTTCTCGGGCCTCGACGCTGCGGCGGCCGACGTGCTGGAAAAACGCTTCGCCGAAGCCGGGCTGCCCGTCATCTCGAATGCCCGCACGCACCGGATGGACCCGGACGTGCCGCTCCTCATCCCCGAGGTCAACCCCGAGCACACGGCGCTCATCGACCGGCAGATGACGCCCGGCTGGATCGTGACGAATCCGAACTGCTCGGTCGTCGGCCTCGTGATGGCGCTCCGCCCGCTCGCCGACGCGTTCGGCGTCGAGGCCCTCCATGTGGTCACGATGCAGGCGCTCTCGGGCGCGGGCTATCCCGGCGTCTCGTCGCTCGACGCGCTCGGCAACGTCGTCCCGTTCATCGGCGGGGAGGAGGAGAAGCTCGTCCACGAGCCGCGCAAGCTCCTCGGCACGCTCGACGACGGCGGAGTTCGGCCCTACGAGGTGACGGTCTCGGCGCAGTGCACCCGCGTCCCGGTGCTCGACGGGCACCTCGAGTGCGTCTCGGTCAAGCTCGGCACGCCGGCCTCGCCCGCCGAGGTCGCCGAGGCCCTGTCGTCGTTCCGGTCTCCGCTGGCCGAGATGAACCTCCCGACCGCCCCGGCGCAGCCGGTCCGCGTGTTCGAGGACGAGCGCTTCCCGCAGCCGCGCCGCCACGCCGAGGCCGGGGGCGGGATGCAGGTCTCGGTCGGACGCGTCCGCGCCTGCGCGCTGTTCGACGTCAAGTTCGTCGTGCTCTCGCACAACACGATCCGGGGCGCGGCCGGCGGGGCCATCCTCAACGCCGAACTGCTGCAGGCGCAGGGCCGCCTCACGAGCCGCACGGCGGACTCGCGTGCCGTCGCCGCCGCATGA
- the folD gene encoding bifunctional methylenetetrahydrofolate dehydrogenase/methenyltetrahydrofolate cyclohydrolase FolD: MPAHLIDGKAIAADVRADVRAGVEDWTQAGHAPPALRVVLVGEHPASASYVRAKIRAAAEAGIDSETIHLPADIPEPNLLALIGELNANPAVDGILVQLPLPGHIDDRKVIHAIDPDKDVDGFHPENAGRLVIGEPGFVPCTPAGIVEMLRRSGIETSGAHAVVIGRSNIVGKPMANLLLRRGTDATVTVCHSRTRDLAGIARTADILVAAIGRAHFVTADMVKPGAAVIDVGINRVEDAARERGYRLVGDVDFEAVRETAGWITPVPGGVGPMTIALLLQNTLVAARRRHEHAVGAEA; the protein is encoded by the coding sequence ATGCCTGCCCACCTGATCGACGGAAAAGCCATCGCCGCCGACGTCCGCGCCGACGTCCGCGCCGGCGTCGAGGACTGGACGCAAGCCGGGCACGCGCCGCCCGCGCTCCGCGTCGTCCTCGTCGGCGAGCACCCCGCCTCGGCGTCCTACGTGCGCGCCAAGATCCGCGCCGCCGCCGAAGCCGGGATCGACAGCGAGACGATCCACCTGCCGGCCGACATCCCCGAGCCGAACCTCCTCGCGCTCATCGGCGAGCTGAACGCCAACCCAGCCGTCGACGGCATCCTCGTCCAGCTCCCCCTCCCCGGCCACATCGACGACCGGAAGGTCATCCACGCAATCGACCCCGACAAAGACGTGGACGGCTTCCACCCGGAGAACGCCGGACGGCTCGTGATCGGCGAGCCGGGGTTCGTGCCGTGCACGCCGGCGGGGATCGTCGAGATGCTCCGCCGGAGCGGGATCGAGACCTCGGGTGCGCACGCGGTCGTTATCGGGCGGAGCAACATCGTCGGCAAGCCGATGGCGAACCTGCTCCTCCGGCGCGGCACCGACGCGACGGTCACCGTCTGCCACAGCCGGACCCGGGACCTCGCGGGGATCGCCCGCACGGCCGACATCCTCGTCGCTGCCATCGGCCGGGCGCACTTCGTGACGGCGGACATGGTCAAGCCCGGCGCGGCGGTCATCGACGTCGGGATCAACCGGGTGGAGGACGCGGCGCGGGAGCGCGGCTACCGGCTCGTCGGCGACGTGGACTTCGAGGCCGTGCGCGAGACGGCGGGGTGGATCACGCCCGTCCCCGGAGGCGTCGGCCCGATGACGATCGCCCTCCTGCTCCAGAACACGCTCGTCGCCGCCCGACGCCGGCACGAGCACGCGGTCGGTGCCGAGGCATGA
- a CDS encoding mechanosensitive ion channel family protein, whose product MQDTALADSLAAAADSLAADTAAADTSNAISQITENIQETGRAIREGRFDEVYERLSSALIDFALNGLIPSLLTLLLFYLVYRVVTGLLERVLSRSKQVNLGVRQLLLKSFRLVFITLGAIVVLDMLGMNVGALIAGLGIAGIALGFAARDTLENFISGITILLDQPFRVGDNVEVEGTFGSVQEITLRSTRIRTLNNEVAVLPNAHMIQQKLINHTLLGVLRIVVPFGIAYKEYPQEAREVVLKLPEDDERLHPDYTPQVVVTKMNDSSVDMELRLFLKDPKLEVPVRFEYIEKVREALREADIEVPFPHLQLFIDEAQAFQDAPFMQPGNGSGTKPQAEA is encoded by the coding sequence ATGCAAGACACCGCCCTCGCCGACTCCCTCGCCGCCGCGGCGGACTCGCTCGCAGCCGACACCGCCGCGGCCGACACGTCGAACGCGATCAGCCAGATCACGGAGAACATCCAGGAGACCGGGCGGGCGATCCGCGAGGGCCGCTTCGACGAGGTCTACGAGCGCCTCTCGTCCGCCCTGATCGACTTCGCCCTCAACGGGCTGATCCCGTCGCTGCTCACGCTCCTCCTGTTCTACCTCGTCTACCGGGTGGTGACGGGTCTGCTGGAGCGCGTGCTGAGTCGGAGCAAGCAGGTCAACCTCGGCGTGCGGCAGCTCCTCCTCAAGTCGTTCCGGCTCGTCTTCATCACGCTCGGCGCGATCGTCGTGCTCGACATGCTCGGGATGAACGTCGGGGCGCTGATCGCCGGCCTGGGGATCGCGGGCATCGCCCTCGGCTTCGCCGCGCGCGACACGCTCGAGAACTTCATCTCCGGCATCACGATCCTCCTCGACCAGCCCTTCCGCGTCGGCGACAACGTCGAGGTCGAGGGGACGTTCGGGTCGGTGCAGGAGATCACGCTGCGCTCGACGCGCATCCGCACGCTCAACAATGAGGTCGCCGTCCTCCCGAACGCGCACATGATCCAGCAGAAGCTCATCAACCACACGCTCCTGGGCGTCCTCCGGATCGTGGTCCCGTTCGGGATCGCGTACAAGGAGTACCCGCAGGAGGCGCGCGAAGTCGTCCTCAAGCTGCCCGAGGACGACGAGCGGCTCCACCCGGACTACACCCCGCAGGTCGTCGTGACGAAGATGAACGATTCGAGCGTGGACATGGAGCTGCGGCTGTTCCTGAAGGACCCGAAGCTCGAAGTGCCCGTCCGGTTCGAGTACATCGAGAAGGTCCGCGAGGCGCTGCGCGAGGCCGACATCGAGGTCCCGTTCCCGCACCTCCAGCTGTTCATCGACGAGGCGCAGGCGTTCCAGGACGCGCCGTTCATGCAGCCGGGCAACGGCTCCGGCACGAAGCCGCAAGCGGAAGCATGA
- a CDS encoding DUF481 domain-containing protein, with translation MRRTTRSERRATNGLAAALWLLCLAPATLAPSAFGQVNTEKLRIAEDAEGLGATVAANALFRTGNVEVLDLGLRGRLDLRRGNLASFLIGNVTFSEAEDRVFLDESFVHLRTVLRLPGLEWVRPEAFVQTQRDDSQLLTRRYLAGAGLRLQLYQDSTAAAFFGTTPMVEYELLDRGEVLVDPETTVGRWSNYLVLKLELTDLVTFAGTAYVQPRFDRFRDVRVLGEAGLNVQLTRALALRATLNLRYDSEPPADLDRFDLALRNGLAVTF, from the coding sequence ATGAGGCGAACGACGAGGTCCGAACGACGAGCGACGAACGGGCTCGCTGCGGCGCTGTGGCTGCTCTGCCTCGCCCCCGCCACCCTCGCCCCGAGCGCCTTCGGGCAGGTCAACACCGAGAAGCTGCGGATCGCCGAGGACGCCGAGGGGCTCGGCGCGACCGTCGCGGCCAACGCCCTCTTCCGCACCGGCAACGTCGAGGTGCTCGACCTCGGGCTGCGCGGGCGGCTCGACCTCCGGCGGGGCAACCTCGCCTCCTTCCTGATCGGCAACGTCACCTTCAGCGAGGCCGAGGACCGGGTGTTCCTCGACGAGAGCTTCGTCCACCTGCGGACCGTGCTCCGGCTGCCCGGCCTGGAGTGGGTCCGGCCCGAGGCGTTCGTCCAGACCCAGCGCGACGACTCGCAGCTCCTCACGCGGCGCTACCTCGCCGGGGCCGGCCTCCGGCTGCAACTCTACCAGGACAGCACGGCCGCCGCCTTCTTCGGGACGACGCCGATGGTCGAGTACGAACTCCTCGACCGGGGCGAAGTCCTCGTCGACCCCGAGACGACCGTCGGGCGCTGGAGCAACTACCTCGTCCTCAAGCTCGAGCTGACCGACCTCGTGACCTTCGCCGGCACGGCCTACGTGCAGCCGCGCTTCGACCGGTTCCGCGACGTGCGCGTGCTGGGCGAGGCCGGGCTCAACGTGCAGCTCACGCGGGCCCTCGCGCTCCGGGCGACGCTGAACCTGCGCTACGACAGCGAGCCGCCGGCCGACCTCGACCGCTTCGACCTCGCCCTGCGCAACGGCCTCGCCGTGACGTTCTGA
- a CDS encoding PQQ-binding-like beta-propeller repeat protein yields MSTSFRLCFGLLLLLLAANAGHAQEADRNLYTTDDPVVAAVVAGDTLYIGGTFVTVAPPTGPAAVVNKATGEPDLAQARVGETSNLGEGVTAVLPDGQGGWYVAGEIEWTGGEPRRNLALVRPDGTVDPAFRPAPQIVGNPFDLGYVETLALDAGVLYVGGRFDEVGGLPRRNFAALDAETGAVLPASITMTNTGSGNTNGGPPQGTVETIVVRDGVLYLGGFFDTINGTGRGGVAALDPQTGALLPWDAGLTDGLDAISGGPSVFQIGIGPAAGETTLYLTGFFDAARGEERLTGAAEVTLADPVTGEGGAPTAWETDVELNTGDLVVTDNVLWVSTPGFTSTPAALYRISRATGAETEFFDNVYSRGRALALDPSGNGGQGVLYFGARDVSNAEDFFPSQFLLALDPATGAVLPGLFGGDRIRVAASLEGIKSLAVEPGPTGRLFVGGKDLFGVDGVRRQTLAGIDLTTGRVTDFGKDVNILSSVTSLGLSPDERFLYFETFNGIGLADLETGQFSDFAFPDARSGAGAVATYADGSPLPPLTPPAVSPEASRAATTGTTTGSRIRTDNSTLVVTEDRVYFHAGSRPLVPFIICYDRATGNVIWETFQFSTLSGFPIHELLLVEAGPPGAAGDTLFFSGGFAFVDADLKERDRFAALDAETGAVLDWNVNPTGPQQGAALAALPGEDAIYLSGFNLDVIGGVPRDNVAAVTRSGGDVLPLVPDPAASDFPGVGGAALTIQPGPGGGAAGGVVYTSEYALDAVTGDLIGDWDPLLTNAAPPVTFRPSATVLDEKRERVIMVGGFRSSLRGSGHAHLVSLTPARPFASGPDLNLTATASQTTVAPGGSVRFDYTVENNTSSPASGDLYFVAQQGQAVVAQAVVRSGTVPASQALSGSYVQQVPNNAPTGDYVYTLSIGAFPNQAVDSEVFALTVTGSSANGAAGVWGVTEATPWEDSAASRAVPGEAVLSDAFPNPSGGSVTVELSVPQAERVEVGVFDLLGRRVAVLHDGMLEAGVHPLRFDGRGLPAGVYVVRAAGSSFAEARRVTIL; encoded by the coding sequence ATGTCTACCTCCTTCCGACTCTGCTTCGGCCTCTTGCTCCTGCTGCTCGCGGCAAACGCAGGCCATGCGCAAGAAGCCGACCGCAACCTCTACACCACCGATGACCCGGTCGTCGCGGCCGTCGTTGCGGGTGACACGCTCTACATCGGCGGTACCTTCGTCACCGTCGCGCCGCCGACGGGCCCGGCGGCGGTGGTCAACAAGGCCACCGGCGAGCCTGACCTGGCGCAGGCCCGGGTCGGCGAGACCAGCAACCTCGGCGAGGGTGTGACCGCGGTGCTGCCGGACGGGCAGGGCGGGTGGTACGTGGCCGGCGAGATCGAGTGGACCGGCGGCGAGCCGCGTCGCAACCTTGCCCTCGTCCGCCCCGACGGGACGGTCGATCCGGCCTTCCGGCCCGCGCCGCAGATCGTCGGCAACCCCTTCGACCTCGGCTACGTGGAGACGCTCGCGCTCGACGCCGGGGTGCTCTACGTCGGCGGCCGGTTCGACGAGGTGGGTGGATTGCCGCGCCGCAACTTCGCCGCGCTCGACGCCGAGACCGGGGCCGTCCTGCCGGCGTCGATCACGATGACCAACACCGGGAGCGGGAACACGAACGGCGGCCCGCCCCAGGGGACCGTGGAGACCATCGTCGTCCGCGACGGGGTGCTCTATCTCGGCGGCTTTTTCGACACGATCAACGGGACCGGCCGTGGAGGTGTCGCTGCCCTCGATCCGCAGACCGGCGCGCTGCTGCCGTGGGACGCCGGGCTAACCGACGGGCTCGACGCGATCAGCGGCGGTCCCTCCGTCTTCCAGATCGGGATCGGGCCGGCCGCAGGCGAGACGACGCTCTACCTGACCGGCTTCTTCGACGCCGCACGCGGCGAGGAGCGCCTCACCGGAGCCGCCGAGGTCACGCTCGCCGACCCAGTGACGGGCGAAGGCGGCGCGCCGACCGCGTGGGAGACGGACGTGGAACTCAACACCGGGGACCTCGTGGTGACGGACAACGTGCTGTGGGTGTCGACCCCCGGGTTCACCTCGACCCCGGCAGCGCTCTACCGCATCAGCCGGGCGACGGGGGCCGAGACCGAGTTTTTCGACAACGTATACTCGCGGGGCCGTGCCCTCGCGCTCGATCCGTCCGGCAACGGGGGGCAAGGCGTGCTCTACTTCGGCGCGCGCGACGTGTCGAACGCCGAGGACTTTTTCCCGTCGCAGTTTCTCCTCGCGCTCGACCCCGCGACCGGCGCGGTGCTGCCGGGCCTCTTCGGCGGCGACCGGATCCGGGTGGCGGCTTCCCTCGAGGGTATCAAGAGTCTGGCCGTTGAGCCGGGACCAACGGGTCGCCTCTTCGTCGGCGGCAAGGACCTGTTCGGCGTCGACGGGGTGCGGCGCCAGACCCTCGCCGGCATCGACCTCACGACGGGCCGCGTGACCGACTTCGGCAAGGACGTCAACATCCTCTCGTCGGTCACCAGCCTCGGCCTCAGCCCGGACGAGCGGTTCCTCTACTTCGAGACCTTCAACGGCATCGGGCTGGCCGACCTGGAGACGGGCCAGTTCAGCGACTTCGCGTTCCCCGACGCGCGGAGCGGAGCCGGGGCAGTGGCGACCTACGCCGACGGCTCGCCGCTCCCGCCGCTCACGCCCCCCGCCGTTTCGCCGGAGGCATCGCGGGCTGCGACCACCGGAACGACCACCGGAAGCCGCATCCGCACCGACAACTCCACGCTCGTCGTGACCGAGGACCGGGTCTACTTCCACGCAGGCTCCCGGCCGCTCGTCCCGTTCATCATCTGCTACGACCGCGCCACCGGCAACGTGATCTGGGAGACCTTCCAGTTCTCGACTCTCTCCGGCTTTCCGATCCACGAACTGCTCCTCGTCGAGGCCGGGCCGCCCGGCGCGGCGGGCGACACGCTGTTCTTCTCCGGCGGCTTCGCCTTCGTCGATGCTGACCTCAAGGAGCGCGACCGCTTCGCCGCGCTCGACGCCGAGACCGGGGCCGTGCTCGACTGGAACGTCAACCCGACCGGTCCGCAGCAGGGGGCTGCGCTCGCCGCGCTGCCGGGCGAGGACGCGATCTACCTGAGCGGCTTCAACCTCGACGTGATCGGCGGCGTGCCGCGCGACAACGTTGCCGCCGTCACGCGCTCCGGCGGCGACGTGCTCCCCCTCGTCCCCGACCCGGCCGCGTCCGACTTCCCCGGGGTAGGGGGAGCCGCACTGACGATCCAGCCTGGCCCCGGCGGTGGGGCGGCGGGCGGCGTGGTCTACACGAGCGAATACGCCCTCGACGCCGTCACCGGCGACCTGATCGGCGACTGGGACCCGCTCTTGACGAACGCCGCGCCGCCGGTCACCTTCCGGCCGAGCGCCACCGTGCTCGACGAGAAGCGCGAGCGGGTGATTATGGTCGGCGGGTTCCGAAGCAGCCTCCGCGGGAGCGGGCACGCCCACCTCGTCTCGCTCACCCCGGCGCGGCCCTTCGCCTCCGGCCCGGACCTCAACCTCACCGCGACGGCGAGCCAGACGACCGTCGCCCCCGGCGGCTCGGTCCGGTTCGACTACACCGTCGAGAACAACACCAGCAGCCCGGCCTCCGGCGACCTCTACTTCGTCGCGCAGCAGGGGCAGGCGGTCGTCGCGCAGGCGGTCGTGCGCTCGGGTACCGTGCCGGCCAGCCAGGCGCTCTCCGGGTCGTACGTCCAGCAGGTGCCGAATAATGCGCCGACGGGCGACTACGTCTACACGCTGAGCATCGGCGCTTTCCCGAACCAGGCCGTCGACTCCGAGGTGTTCGCGCTGACGGTCACCGGGTCGTCGGCGAATGGGGCCGCCGGCGTCTGGGGTGTGACCGAGGCGACGCCGTGGGAGGACAGCGCCGCCTCCCGCGCCGTGCCCGGTGAGGCGGTGCTCTCGGACGCGTTCCCGAACCCGTCCGGCGGCTCGGTGACCGTCGAGCTGTCGGTGCCGCAGGCGGAGCGGGTCGAGGTGGGGGTCTTCGACCTGCTGGGCCGCCGGGTGGCGGTGCTGCACGACGGGATGCTGGAGGCGGGCGTGCATCCGCTGCGGTTCGACGGGCGGGGGCTGCCGGCCGGCGTGTACGTGGTGCGCGCTGCCGGTTCGAGCTTCGCCGAGGCTCGCCGCGTGACGATCCTGTAG
- the gnd gene encoding phosphogluconate dehydrogenase (NAD(+)-dependent, decarboxylating) yields the protein MNIGIIGLGKMGSGLVRRLHRGGHTPIGFDLDTEELAKLAYDDIGTAESLDELAGQLEAPRVFWLMVPAGEAVDSVLADLEPHLEAGSIVVDGGNSYYQDSMRRAKEMKEDVGALYVDCGVSGGVWGLEGGYCLMVGGEDEPVGHLRPVFETLAPAKDKGWGHMGPSGSGHFVKMIHNGIEYGLMQAYAEGFALMTAKEEFDLDTVEISNVWQYGSVIRSWLLELVENALQEDGPGLSDIAPYVADSGMGRWTVKEAMDLNIPAPVLTHSLIERIQSRDDRAFYSRLLAALRNQFGGHALKAAVSGADSETGT from the coding sequence ATGAACATCGGCATCATCGGCCTCGGCAAGATGGGCAGCGGCCTCGTCCGCCGCCTCCACCGCGGCGGTCACACCCCCATCGGCTTCGACCTCGACACGGAGGAACTCGCCAAGCTCGCCTACGACGACATCGGCACGGCCGAGTCACTCGACGAACTCGCCGGCCAGCTCGAAGCCCCACGCGTCTTCTGGCTCATGGTCCCGGCGGGCGAGGCCGTGGACAGCGTCCTCGCCGACCTCGAGCCGCACCTCGAAGCAGGCAGCATCGTCGTCGACGGCGGCAACTCGTACTACCAGGACTCGATGCGACGGGCGAAGGAAATGAAAGAAGACGTGGGCGCGCTCTACGTCGACTGCGGCGTCTCGGGCGGCGTCTGGGGGCTCGAAGGCGGCTACTGCCTGATGGTCGGCGGCGAGGACGAGCCCGTCGGGCACCTCCGCCCGGTCTTCGAGACGCTGGCCCCGGCGAAGGACAAGGGCTGGGGCCACATGGGGCCGAGCGGCTCCGGCCACTTCGTCAAGATGATCCACAACGGCATCGAGTACGGGCTGATGCAGGCCTACGCCGAGGGCTTCGCGCTGATGACGGCGAAGGAGGAGTTCGACCTCGACACGGTCGAGATCTCGAACGTCTGGCAGTACGGCAGCGTGATCCGCTCGTGGCTCCTCGAACTCGTCGAGAACGCGCTCCAGGAGGACGGCCCCGGCCTCTCGGACATCGCCCCCTACGTCGCCGACTCGGGCATGGGCCGGTGGACGGTCAAGGAGGCGATGGACCTCAACATCCCGGCTCCGGTGCTGACCCATTCGCTGATCGAGCGCATCCAGTCGCGCGACGACCGGGCGTTCTACAGCCGCCTCCTGGCCGCGCTCCGCAACCAGTTCGGCGGCCACGCCCTCAAGGCCGCCGTCTCCGGCGCGGACTCGGAGACCGGAACGTGA